The Cloeon dipterum chromosome 3, ieCloDipt1.1, whole genome shotgun sequence genome includes a region encoding these proteins:
- the nemy gene encoding plasma membrane ascorbate-dependent reductase CYBRD1 isoform X3, with amino-acid sequence MVKNSMHVQSRRYSGEDRGGWACGNWFEFLLVVVVASILLLGALGLVIFWVFNYRNGVGWLDEPELLFNYHPILMIAGFVTLSGFSVLMYRICRCCRRIYVKLLHTLFHLLAIPCVVFGFMAVLESHNRATPEPIPNFYSLHSWMGFVTMGLFVLQFVVGFFSFLVLLCCENATASFRASLVPIHATFGITTFLLAVATCLTGLTEKVFFTLNSSYSLLPEEGIVVNALAMVLVAIAIFVSYALARQEFKYKSHMLVSIQSDL; translated from the exons ATGGTTAAGAACAGCATGCACGTTCA GTCGCGTCGCTACTCCGGCGAGGATAGGGGCGGCTGGGCATGTGGAAATTGGTTCGAGTTTCTGCTCGTGGTGGTGGTCGCCAGCATCCTACTGTTGGGCGCTCTTGGTCTCGTCATTTTCTGGGTCTTCAACTACCGCAATGGCGTTGGCTGGCTGGATGAACCGGAGCTGCTTTTCAACTACCACCCGATTCTCATGATTGCTGGATTCGTGACCCTCTCTGGATTCt CGGTGCTGATGTACAGAatctgccgctgctgccgccgaaTTTACGTTAAACTGCTGCACACCCTTTTCCACCTGTTGGCCATCCCCTGTGTGGTGTTCGGCTTCATGGCAGTCCTCGAGAGTCACAACAGAGCAACCCCCGAGCCCATCCCCAACTTCTACAGCCTGCACTCGTGGATGGGATTCGTCACCATGGGGCTGTTTGTTCTGCAG TTCGTGGTCGGCTTCTTCAGCTTCCTGGTGCTGCTGTGCTGTGAGAACGCGACAGCCTCGTTCAGAGCCTCTCTGGTGCCAATCCACGCCACCTTCGGAATCACAACCTTCCTGCTGGCTGTGGCTACTTGCCTCACTGGTCTCACCGAGAAAGTCTTCTTCACACTCAA CAGCTCCTACTCGTTGCTACCTGAGGAAGGTATCGTGGTGAACGCGCTGGCCATGGTGCTTGTGGCGATCGCCATCTTCGTAAGCTACGCCCTTGCCAGGCAGGAGTTCAAGTACAAGAGCCACATGCTCGTCTCCATCCAGAGCGACCTGTAG